TAGGTCAGTTAGATCAGGATACAATACTACATAAGAAAAAGTTCATACAACAACTAGAAAAGGCCCGACAAACTCTGTTATCCCATGACAATGAACACAAAAAGAAGAGGAATCAGTCATCCACAACCAGATCATTAGTAGTCATGATGCCAAAAGAAGTGGCTAACTCTTCGGCCCGGGTTATCTCTTCAGCCCTCATCTTCTCCAATTCCTCAAGATCAGCAATGTATTTGGGAACATCCCAGCTATCAGCCTTACCATCCCGAAACTCACTAGCCATTACGCCACGGCATTGGATCTCAGCCTCCAGCCCAATGACCAACATCCGATTCTCCAACGAAGCAACCTCGGCTTTCAAATCATCAACTTGACCAAGAGTCACTCTCAGCTTCTCGACATCAGCTTCCTTGGATTCTAGTTGAGCCTTCAAATCAGCTATGAGTTGATCAGACTCCTTCTTGGAATCTTTCAGCCGACTAACTTCACCCCGAAGATCATTTCTCTGACTCCTTACTTCCTTTAGAGTTGCCATTAAGGACTTGATTTTCTTCTTCAGCCAAATGACCCCTTGCAAACCCTGACACATAAAAAAGAAAATGTAAGACAACAAGAGAAATCAGCTAGTCGGCACAAACAAAACTAAATGAAATATTCGTACCTGGAACAAATGAGAAACAGTGGTATCAATTGACCCATCCGTACCAACCTGCTCCATTCTGTGATCATCTTCGGGCCACAACAACTTATCAATCTCTCCTAAGTGAGGCCCAATCTCACTATAGGCCGCAGCATTGGAAGGGAACGAAAGGGCAACGGTGTCGCTAAATGGGTCGGAAGAATCATCCTGCACagccttcttcttttttttcgtcTGACTCCGCGTCAAAACAGGGGGATCAGCCGGAGGCACGACAACCTCTCTGTCAGCTTCTGAGCTCCCAACGGACGATTTCTTTGCTTGACGCAAACGTTCCAAGGCATTGGAACCGGTTAGAGGAAGTGTAAAGGGTCGGGACATAGCTACGTCTGCAAACAACCGCTCACTTGTCGTCAATTCAGTCAAAAAATTGGGAGTATATCCCAAGACTTCTAAACTTCTCTTGATAAACACAACACGAGGATTATCAGGACTCTGTAGAAGAGGAATACCTTCAGGGAGTTTTTCAACAGAGCGCCACAAAGAACTCTGACGAAGACTCGATTCAGACAACAAATCACTCCACTCACGCTCCGCCTCAGGAATAGCAAGAATACTCTTAAGTCGACCAGAAGACTCCCTCGAATCCCAAAGGTACTCAACTCGAAGCCTACCTGCAAAATGATAGAAGTATCAgcacacaaaataaaataaaaacaacaacaacatgtATATGCAAGGAAACGGATTAGTAGGCAAGCATAAAAGACTCACATGCAGGAGACCATGAACAAGGTATCCTACTATCAGCAGGTAACCCCAACGAGACGAAAGGGACGAAGAAGTAACGGTCCTTCCACCTCTTATCTCCGCTCTTCAAACTAATAATTAAAGGAGGGTCCTTCCCCCTAGTTGTTAACTGGTACCTACCTTTGTCATTAAGGTGTGCCTTCAAGTAGTAAGCTCTCAACAAGTCAGCCACCCCAAGTGTTATCTTGTGCCTTTCACAAAGGACTTCGAGAGACATCAAAATCCGCCATGAATTTGGCATTAGTTGTCCGGGCGAAATCTCGTGGTACTCACACAACTCAACGACTAATCGGGGGATGGGAAACCGAAGCCCTTCTTTGAAGGGAAGTTCATACAGACACACCCAACCAGGTAAGTGCCAGTCAGGCCGCTCCGCCTTAGCAGGAGCATGCAGACTGATGGTATCAGGGATCTCATAATGACGACGAAGATAGGTCAACTCACCTAAACTTATGGAAGACCTAGGATTAGAACTAAGCATACTACCAGAACCCGGCATACCACCATCAATAGGTTCGTTAGAATCTATTCCCCTTCCAGTAACATCACCTAAAGGACGACCCCCCAATTCTACTACTGTAATTCGGTTGCAATCAACCATCTCAGCAGAACTTTGAAAGAGAGAACTAAAATCTTCTTCACTAAACGAACAAGACAGTCGACAGACTGAATCAGCGTGACTATCACACCTACTTGTAGACATAATGAGCTGATCACCTAGAGCAAAACAACAGCTAAGCCTTAAGGAACACAAAAAAGACATAAAGAATATTTAGCTCGATACACAATCAAGAAGCGCTGGACGACTCATCAATCAATCAGTCAGACGGACCAAACATAAAAAACATATGATTAAACGAGGCAAAACAGACTACTATATCAAATTAGATTACAAAGTATTCAGTTAAACAGCAGTCAGCCTATAAGTCTCTACTAATCAGTCAGACATACCACTCAGCTCAAGGAACAGAAACACATGAATTAGACATACGCCTAAACAACAGAAATTCATATGCCACCATTGCAATCAGATCAAACGCAAACAGAAAATCTACAGGATCAAACAAAAATAACAGTTGAATAAACTAACCTAGCACGAAGAACATGAAGAACACGAAGAACACAAAGAACATGCATAAGGACATTGAAAGGAAAACAAATGAGAGAAAACTTACCTCTTGAGAAGCTCTTTTACTCCACACCTTGCACCTCCTCTCCAAGCCTTCCTCAAATGAATGCAATAGTAAAAACAAACCACCCTTATATAGGCACACAAATCCACCCGATTAGTGCCAAGTGTCAACCATCAGGTGGCCCTACCAAAAAGGATTTAACTTCCTAAGGACACTTAAAGTCTCAGAGACAAATGAAAATTCACATTGAGCGCACTAGGCCCACTCGGCCATCTCCCCCGGACACACTACCTCCTCGGCAGACCACTCGGCCCAAACACACGAGTCACTCGGCCACCCAGGCGAAGCACTCGGCCCACCCGGAGGAGCACTCGGCCATGCCGACAAAGCACTCGGCCACCCCGGTAAAGCACTCGGGGGAGCAATCAGCCATGCCAACGAAACACTCGGCCTTCCCGGAGGAACACTCGGCTCGTGCAGCCCATTCAGTCGGCCAACATGTGACCCACTCGGCCATGCCTCAGGGCCACCCCGTGGACCACTAGGCCAGAAGGCCGTTCGGCCCAAGCATCCAGTCGGCCCAAGCAGCCGGTCGGCCAACCAGGCCCGCGCGCATCCGCAATCCACTCGGACAGCCGGATGCATATGTGCTCATTACTCGGCCGGATGCGTAGGTGCGCATCACTCGGCCGCAAAGTAAGCAGCCAGTCGGCCCAAACAGCCGATCGGCCAACCAGGCCGCGCGCATCCACAGGTCACTCGGACAGCCGGATGCGTAGGTGCCCATCACTCAGCGAGACCCCCGTGAATAATTTCTGAAAAAGGTAAATTGAGTCAATGCATATTCTGTAACTATTGGGAAAATGGATAAATTCTGATGGAATTAATTTCTTTTTTACTCTTTGATAAAAGAATGAATTCTATACCAAAGAGTGAGGGACAAACTGTAGTGGACAAAATTCGTATACTTGAAAAATAATAGTCCAACAAGCAGTCAGTCAGCCCAATAAGCTATCTAACTAGCCAAGAAGGCCCAAAGCCCATGTAAAATAGGCTCGCATATACAAAGTACCATCCAATTACCCAAAACCATACCCGGACCCGAATTCGGATACACTCAGTCagccagggaccttgaaacagtcaaggctcccatcacgttcgccaagaatctcggaataaaaccacttggagcgagtcaaGCGAAGGAGAAAGACGGAGGAGGACGGAACGAGGAGGAGGACAATAAATAAGACCATCAGAGGTTGAGAAAAGGCATCAAATAATCACTGAACTTTCTTTACTCTCTAATTGAAACGAAGGCTACTCTATTTCTGAGCAATCCAGTCAAGCAAGACTAATTAGTCAGTCTGATTGGACCTGACCTAGTCGCTTGACTCCTCCGTCATCGCCATCGTCACTCTGACCATTTTACGACTCCTTCATCCATCATCATTTCGACTATttatatcttaattttattactttctattagctctcgttacaacccgactgacttgagcgtcggagtccctttggctgacaccccaccggtgctcccaattgaactctcgtctctcttctttttgttattgacaggttgctggtgcccatctaatcaattgtaggaaatcacctctacaaacacaaggtctaaaaagtaatttgttaaaatacACTGTTCAgacagataatgagacaaaacacaaagtccgtaaaatgtataaaccctataattaaaataaattaaatcatactaAAAATTATTCCCaaaactaaatacaaaacaaaattaaactatttaaaaaaatctaaactaaataatgaaacaaacaaatcatttcatcttcatcattaaccCTAATCCGACTAGTTCATCATCATCACTAACCCTTCATCTTTATCACTTCCAAATACACCATTCACAAATCAACAACAACAAACTCAAATCTAAATCAAATGTCAAAGAAAACAATTCAAACTTTCAAATGATAGaccaaaaaattgaagaaaagagagagagattaAAGATGATCATCCCATCGGCAGCTCCACCCCTTCTCCATCGAAGCCCATTGTCGACTAGAACTAGGTGTTGCCGCTTCATCGACCTTGCCCAATAGCTACTGCTGTGGCAGCCTTGCCTAGAAGTCGTCACTATGCTGCCCTTGGTGTGGCAAACATCATCACATCCCATGTGTTGTCCCCCTTGCGAAGAATGTCGACTCCTCCCTTGCATCCCTCCACCTTCAGTGCTGATCTAACTTTTTTTTAATAGTGTCCCACTCTTCGTTtctatctttttcattttccaattcaactttaaaaaataataattataataatgtaaattttttattaaaaatgtagtaTATTAactatgtaaaaaaaatatagataagATGATGAAATGTGTAATGTAAAAATTTGACGTAAAATAAAAAAGTGGGggttttggtgatatattttgaaacATAGAGTAGAGAAGCTAGTGTAAGTGTGCTTAGGTGCACTGCACAAAACATTATTTTCATAGTAACATTTTCATCAAACTCGGACACATATATTTAATAATGGattttttttaagtgaaaaaaaACTTCATCCTAATTCTTTTCACTATCGattatttagtaattttttcACTATTAAAATTTATATTCGTAATTAACTTAGATATTAACAACTCTTAATGAATGCAGACATATCAGTTTATAAAGCTATTATATCATTTTAGGGCTTAAATTTTGGGATTACATtttgatttatttccttttgAAAAGTTTCCAATTTCCTAAAATGATCATAACAAGAACTTCTGGTTTGAGGTCACAAAGAATTAGTGAGACACTCAAATTCAGAATTGGAGAAGACAGTCCAATTTCTGACAACACAATGACAGGGAAATCGTATGTGGTTCACGCATATATGAAGCTCAGAGGAGAGAAGAAAATTGGTGCTTTGTCTTTGGACGAACAACATAGATGTATATTAGTACTGGTCGTGGAAGTACATACCAGGTATATGCTgcaattataatttaatttatataaataaaaatatataataaaaaattatgattgataaaatctaaatattaaaatagttgTTTATTTTTTCACCGTTAGTGATACATTTTTgacaatataataaaattatttacaaCTAAAATTGAATACAATTAATAGAGTAATTTAAGTAttttaattaatagaataaacaaaatatataattaataatagaatGAATAGAATAATTTCACCACACATTTTTTggtcatattttttaaaacataattaataaaataatttaagtatttttttttttttgaaaaaaataatttaagtattttaatatgaaattttttacaacttatttaatactttttatttatttatattatttagataattttattatttttttaatttatttactttaACCAATGGTTctagaaaataaaaaaagtattaaataaaaaaaaaatccgtTATTCGCACCATAAACATACGTGCAAATGATTTCTCAAATCTCACAATATTTCAACAGAACAAGTGTAAGAATCTCTCAAATCTCATAATATTTCAACAGAACAAGTGTAAGAATCTTTGAGCAATGATCAGGGAAGAAATTCAAAAAGGGCATGTGAGCTTTTGATTTTTGGGAGCTCAATGACTTAAAaaggctttttttttttaacaaataaaataaaataaaaacgtgTTGCAGAACTACTCTCTTCCACCTAATTTTTGGAAAACCCACGTGACCGAAAACAACAATAACTGAGAGTAACAAAAACGACATAGGCGTTTGCGCTGATCAATCAAACAAAACGAGTCGTTTGCGCTAAGAAACGACAATCCATCATCACCTTGAGGTAGTTTAACAAACACAAGCATTTCTTTTTAATTGATATTACCCATCCACCATCATTTCTTCCACCCATTATTCATTAAGTCAAACTGGTGCATAAAACGATATGTAAAAACGGAAGAGTAGGAATCGCCTCATTTATTTCCATAAAGTGCTCCATGTTTAACAAAGAACCTTTAAAACCATCGAAAGAGTCATAAAGGAAACATGTATGAGCAGTCACCAAGACAACACAAACTCAAAGAACCTTGAGGATGTCATCGGCGCTGGAGACGGCAAACTCTCCGGCATTTTCGATGTTTGCAACCTTCACCTTGAGGTTATCAACCACGAGAGCAAATCTCTTAGAACGGATTCCCAGGCCTTTCTCTGAAAGGTCAAGCTCAAGGCCAAGAGTTTTGGTGTATATTGCGGCACCATCAGCAAGGAACTTGACATTCTTGTTATCAGAGTAGGTTTGAGCCCATGCCCTCATGACAAAGGGGTCATTGACTGCAAAAACGAGTGAATAAGGAAGCAAGTTAGATTGGGAAATTCAAATTTGGCTTGTTTCATCATCGATATCTTAACTATGGAATTGGACATTTCTATCAATCCATAATAAATTGGCAAAATGAAgagctaaaagatgcaaagaAAAAGTTTGGTTCAGTCATCTAAAAGTTCAAGAAGGACGATCAAACTAATCTTTCGATCTAACGCAAACCTGAGAAGAATTTAACAATTTAGACAGAATAATTGGGTGTTGTTTACTTCATATTTTGACAGTTCATACATAAGCCACCAAGGAAAATATAAACTGTTTCAATATACCTCAATGACTAAATAAATAAGGAATATATTTAAAACCCGTGTTAATGTATGTTGAATGGTCTAGGAAGATACAGATGAAAGCAAAGATTAGATATATCAGCAAAATATAATGGTCCCATTCATTTTATTCTCACTCAACTCAAAGACTATAATTTTATTGACAAATGAATACCCTTTTTTTACTTTCTTTCTTTAAAATAAGGGGCTAAAGAATTCGACCTTAGGACCCGATGATGTTAAAAACAAGCTATGACTGCAACCACAATTGGAAATAATCCACAGATTGACTAAGACAGTGTTCGTGTAATGATATCCAAATCAGAGTGAAATTAGCCAATTAAACTTCCAAAATAGTTGTACTTGTACAATAAACTGCAAAAATATATACAAAGTAGAACAAAGCAAGATTATCTTGACTCCCGAAcacccaaagaaaaaaaaaaaggtcagTCGTACCGCTTAGTAAGAAAATTTCATTTACGCCCTTAGCCTTGAATTCAGCTTCTTTCTCAATGAAACCCGGTACGTGCTTCGTGCTGTTCCACCCCAAAAAAAAACCCAGTCTCAATTTCAatcaaaatcaattaaaaacactCCTCAACAAGTGATGCTATATGGCTAATGGATCGCCTTTTTTTCCTACAGTTTTTTCAGCAACCAGATCTCAAAATTAGTAActagaagagagaaaaataaagtaaaaagGACCTGCAAGTAGGAGTGAATGCACCGGGAACACCGAAGAGAATGACCTTCTTGCCGGCGGCCAGAGAGTGTACGGATACGTTTTGGAGAGCGCCACTTTCGTCGAAGAAGCTTAAGGTTCCGTCGGGTAAGTCATCACCAACGGCAATCGGGGCCATTGCTGTTGATCAACGCTGGAAGAGGAAAAAGGCAGATGAGATCGCAGAGTGAAGTATGAGTAGTTGAATAAAAGCTCACTCGCTCCTCGTTGTGCTAGCCCTGGACGTATATATTATAGAGGTTGGACTCTGGAGATATCGAGTGTCGGGCTTAGGGAATTGTATTTAGCTGGATTTGATATTACTCTTTGAGTCCGcctctaaaataataataattaatgagTATTAGTAttagggaaatttgataaatcatgcttacattagcttaatatttaaaatttgaaccaaagttaactacTATATGAAacaaatgctcatctttcatttaataccaaaaatacccccatacctttcctctctattctccatCTTTCTCTCTACCTTTCATTtaatagcttaataattaaaatttgaaccaaagttaaccactatttagaatgctgtttagatgttggatttgtagtttgttggtatttttttgtagtttttttgggtgaaaatcgtgttctgtgaaaatctgcgttttttttgggttccttgagtttttttcgaaatgcccgatagtgtccgatagaggcccgattcgggcacgatagttgttgagtttcaaggttagggatgaaggtccgatAGAAACCCGATGGTTGCTCGATAGTTTTGGTTACCCGATAGTTGCcctatcgtgctaatgtcgtaccatcatcgtacatttatggcaaaaactacagtattatacaccatcgtacccactagcgtcccactgtcgtaccatcatcgtaccattGACAAAGTAAGTTAACAATTTGAAACTAActattatcgtactaccatcgtacctatatcgtcccactacaaattctaaaattacgatgttatagtaactacttaacaaattCTATCGTACACCTATCGTGCTAatatcgtaccatcatcgtacccaTTATGGAAATAACTACAGTATTGCACACTATCGTACCCACTATCGTAATACCGTCGTACCACCATCCCTAACCTTgactatcgggcaaccatcgggttgtCATCGGACCTttatccctaaccttgaaactcaataactatcgtgcccgaatcgggcctctatcggacactatcgggcatttcgAAAAAAACTCAAGGAACAAAAAAAAACGCAGGTTTTCACAGAACACGATTTTCActaaaaaaacagcaaaaaataccaacaaactacagatccaacatctaaacaacATTCTaaatggtggttaactttggttcaaattttaattattaagctattaaatgaaaggtagagaggaagagggagaatagagaggaaatgtatgagggtatttttggtattaaatgaaagatgagcatttgtatcatatggtggttaactttggttcaaattttaaatattaagctaatgtaagcatgatttatcaaatttccctagTATTACTAGGAGGAGTAATGATATGCGGACTCATGTGACTAAATATTATACACATGTATTATTGCTTTTTTTAAATAGTGATTTCTAacctaattttaataaatataattggtTAGGTTAAATTGTAATATTATTATGTGTAATATTTGAGTACATATTTTAAGTACTGATATCATTGTTCTTACTAAGACAAACGCATCAAATCTACATGTATCatcaatattaattatttaatatttttatgtatggtTTTCACATTTTAAATTctgtaattataaaattacacaCTAATTACTATAGTTACTGaaatatatcattaatatttttatgataGATCACATTAATTTATGATAAAACCAactacattaaaaaataattaacacataaatgtgtatgttttagtgttaggtttatatatttttggatcatgtgttttgtcccattatctatttggatttgtgttttgataaattattttttagactttatgttttgtaaaatagttaaaatagaaccctaaatccgATTTTAGTCAAtaatttctcaactaaaatcacaaataatttaccaaactaataattcagaacaaaaataaaatcattctgcttaaaaactgtgttgttatattcaattttttatttatcgAAATTGAATTTAAgattctattttaatcatttacaaaatatagggtctaaaaagtaatttattaaaacatagaatctaaataattaatgagacaaaatataagcacaaaaaaagtataaaccctttagGGGTCGTTTGGTATGCAGGAATCTGGACACGGGAATGAGAATCTGAACACTTTCTCATGTTTGGTACTGGGTTTGAGTTTTTATAACCTGTGAATCTGTACTCCAGGGGTTTTAACTTTTCATGATTCTAGATTCAAGTGAAACCCATCTGACAAGTGGTTTTTAGATACCCaggaatgtgaaacacttcaaaattattattattatttaaaaaaaaaatcttaaaccaataattttttagttaatggcttattttatttttgaagcttataatataaaagaaatatacatatatcaaactataaaatgataaataatatttatttatttaaagaaattgatttgtaaagcctttatatcactactttagtttaaaataacaaattaaatattattaaaaataaaataaaggtatttttgtaattttaaaaattatacttgattctagtattcaatagatgtatttttttaattttgttaaaaaatatttcatgagtaaaattgtttataaattattttgatgaaatatattattatattaattttatgaaaatatgaagaaaaaaaacaaatatacatatatcaaattataaaatgataaataatatttgtttatttaaagaaattaatttGTAAAGCttttatatcattactttagtttaaaataacaaatgaaatattattaaaaataaaataagagtatttttgtaattttaaaaattatatttgattctagtattcaataaatgtatttttttaattctgttaaaaaatatttcatgagtaaaattgtttataaattattttgatgaaatatattattatattaattttatgaaaatatgaaaacttaacagattcctatgcacaaccaaacacagaaagtgatatttccataaattatagataatgttacagtgcacaaccaaacacaatgatgtaaATTTCTAGACTATCAGATTACCCTCTTCAACTCTTCAACTTTTACAGTAATATGAAAACTATGAACTTCTCATACCAAATGTTTACTTAGTGTTTTATGTTTATGGGTATCATTACTCAAGAGTATAACATTGATCATCAATTATTTAGGTTTCTTCTATTCAGAAATCAACATAGGCCCCGGGCCCAATGTATTATTGCCATAAGGCCAACTCCAATGGGAGTTGCTTTACCTAATGCCTTGTCAGAGATGGTCAAAGGTGGAAAATAAAAACTGATGTGAAGAGATTAATTTGTGTTGAAATTTGGCAACGTTGCCCAATAGTAGCAACGTTgccttcaattttttattttttttttcttttgtttgattGGTTAAATTTTAAAGTGACAATTTAAGCCATATCTCTCAACTGGAGTTGGCGTAATAGGTCCACTAATTCTATTATGCCAAGTAGATTTCTTTATTTCTTGGCTATCCGTTTCTCCCGTCAATCAAAAGTCTGGCATCCTCCAATTACTAACactgtagttttttttttctttttcaatttatATTACCGATTAGATTATGTAATCAATGCCGGAGACAGATGCAAATGAGAAAGGGCATAATAAGAATTtcactattaattttttttcttcaagtgTTTAAACGAAGGTATAATAGGAAATTaaatg
This genomic interval from Humulus lupulus chromosome 8, drHumLupu1.1, whole genome shotgun sequence contains the following:
- the LOC133795343 gene encoding uncharacterized protein LOC133795343, whose product is MSLCMFFVFFVFFMFFVLGDQLIMSTSRCDSHADSVCRLSCSFSEEDFSSLFQSSAEMVDCNRITVVELGGRPLGDVTGRGIDSNEPIDGGMPGSGSMLSSNPRSSISLGELTYLRRHYEIPDTISLHAPAKAERPDWHLPGWVCLYELPFKEGLRFPIPRLVVELCEYHEISPGQLMPNSWRILMSLEVLCERHKITLGVADLLRAYYLKAHLNDKGRYQLTTRGKDPPLIISLKSGDKRWKDRYFFVPFVSLGLPADSRIPCSWSPACRLRVEYLWDSRESSGRLKSILAIPEAEREWSDLLSESSLRQSSLWRSVEKLPEGIPLLQSPDNPRVVFIKRSLEVLGYTPNFLTELTTSERLFADVAMSRPFTLPLTGSNALERLRQAKKSSVGSSEADREVVVPPADPPVLTRSQTKKKKKAVQDDSSDPFSDTVALSFPSNAAAYSEIGPHLGEIDKLLWPEDDHRMEQVGTDGSIDTTVSHLFQGLQGVIWLKKKIKSLMATLKEVRSQRNDLRGEVSRLKDSKKESDQLIADLKAQLESKEADVEKLRVTLGQVDDLKAEVASLENRMLVIGLEAEIQCRGVMASEFRDGKADSWDVPKYIADLEELEKMRAEEITRAEELATSFGIMTTNDLVVDD
- the LOC133797061 gene encoding peroxiredoxin-2-like — translated: MAPIAVGDDLPDGTLSFFDESGALQNVSVHSLAAGKKVILFGVPGAFTPTCSTKHVPGFIEKEAEFKAKGVNEIFLLSVNDPFVMRAWAQTYSDNKNVKFLADGAAIYTKTLGLELDLSEKGLGIRSKRFALVVDNLKVKVANIENAGEFAVSSADDILKVL